From a region of the Dickeya poaceiphila genome:
- the spy gene encoding ATP-independent periplasmic protein-refolding chaperone Spy: MSKLTVIMVASALALGSAGFAYAQDPTPPDQDARMMRHHDGERGEHGMEQNMFRGLNLTDEQRQKIRDIMENAKKDRERPSADDRAEWHHLIAADSFDKAKAEAVANKMAEASKARMLKHLEIQNKMYNVLTPEQKKQFNDKFDRHLKEPMPPKAPQ; the protein is encoded by the coding sequence ATGTCTAAATTAACTGTGATTATGGTTGCCTCTGCGTTGGCGCTGGGGAGTGCCGGATTTGCCTATGCTCAGGATCCTACCCCGCCGGATCAGGATGCACGCATGATGAGACACCATGACGGCGAGCGTGGCGAACACGGGATGGAACAGAATATGTTTAGAGGGTTGAATCTGACCGACGAGCAGCGCCAGAAAATACGCGACATCATGGAGAATGCCAAAAAAGACCGAGAACGGCCTTCGGCTGATGATCGCGCCGAATGGCACCACCTGATTGCCGCTGACAGCTTTGATAAAGCGAAAGCTGAAGCGGTAGCCAATAAAATGGCTGAAGCCAGCAAAGCCCGTATGCTCAAACACCTGGAAATTCAGAATAAAATGTATAACGTGCTGACGCCGGAACAGAAAAAACAGTTCAACGATAAATTCGACAGACATCTGAAAGAGCCGATGCCGCCAAAAGCGCCGCAATAA
- a CDS encoding YgjV family protein, translated as MTSYVFAQAVGVLAFFVGITMFFNRSEKKFKIQLSAYSAVIACHFFLMGAHAAGVSALLNSGRTLITLKTSNIVVMFVFIALTLGLGLPGVKHPMELLPIIGTVCSTWALFRAHGLTTRCIIWCSTALWVMHNIWLGSIGGSLIEASFLVINGFNIIRFWRMQRNGIDPFRVNEPQSTTKSA; from the coding sequence ATGACTTCTTACGTGTTTGCCCAGGCTGTTGGTGTACTGGCTTTTTTTGTCGGTATCACCATGTTTTTCAACCGCAGTGAAAAAAAATTCAAAATCCAACTCTCCGCTTACAGTGCGGTTATCGCTTGCCACTTCTTCCTGATGGGGGCACATGCGGCGGGCGTGAGCGCCTTGCTCAATTCAGGCCGCACCCTGATCACCCTGAAAACCAGCAATATCGTGGTGATGTTTGTGTTTATTGCCCTGACGCTGGGGCTAGGCCTGCCGGGTGTGAAACACCCGATGGAACTGCTGCCGATCATCGGCACAGTGTGCAGTACCTGGGCGCTGTTCCGCGCGCATGGGTTGACGACGCGCTGCATCATCTGGTGTTCGACGGCGTTGTGGGTGATGCACAACATCTGGCTGGGGTCGATTGGCGGATCGCTGATTGAGGCCAGTTTTCTGGTGATAAACGGGTTCAATATCATCCGCTTCTGGCGTATGCAGCGTAACGGCATCGACCCGTTCAGAGTAAATGAGCCGCAATCCACCACCAAAAGCGCCTGA
- the apbE gene encoding FAD:protein FMN transferase ApbE, translated as MASFALKSILLLGVLSALSACKPQSPVNDSRPFTTFEGKTMGTFYSVKISGELPESSQQLQQEIDALLEQANNEISTYRSDSVLSRFNRDTGTEPQPISNGMADIILAAQRIGRATGGAMDITVGPLVNLWGFGPQKQPVTIPSQQQIDEARRKVGLNHLRLISNHQGEWLQKDLPGLYVDLSTLGEGYGADLLAQLMTRKGITNYLVSVGGAISSRGVNGQGQPWRVAIQKPTDKENAIQAAVDLHGYGISTSGSYRNYFEQDGKRYSHVIDPATGRPITHQLVSATVIARTALEADGWDTGLMVLGKDKALKLAEQQGLAVYLITKTDKGFEAVMTPQFKAFLLPTP; from the coding sequence ATGGCGTCTTTCGCCCTAAAATCCATCCTTTTGCTTGGTGTACTCAGCGCGCTGAGTGCCTGCAAACCGCAATCGCCCGTGAATGATTCGCGCCCCTTCACCACGTTTGAGGGCAAAACCATGGGTACGTTTTATAGCGTGAAGATAAGTGGAGAGTTGCCGGAAAGCAGCCAGCAGTTGCAGCAGGAGATCGATGCGTTGCTGGAGCAGGCTAATAACGAAATCTCTACCTACCGCAGCGATTCCGTGTTGTCCCGCTTTAATCGTGACACCGGTACTGAGCCACAGCCTATCAGTAATGGCATGGCGGATATCATTCTGGCTGCGCAACGTATTGGCCGGGCGACGGGCGGAGCGATGGATATCACAGTGGGACCGTTGGTTAACCTGTGGGGATTCGGGCCGCAGAAGCAGCCGGTCACCATCCCCAGTCAGCAGCAGATTGATGAAGCACGGCGTAAGGTCGGGCTAAATCACCTTCGTCTTATCAGCAATCATCAGGGGGAATGGTTGCAGAAAGACCTGCCCGGCCTGTATGTGGATCTCTCCACGCTGGGCGAAGGTTACGGTGCCGACCTGCTGGCACAGTTGATGACCCGTAAAGGCATTACCAACTATCTGGTATCGGTAGGTGGGGCGATTTCCAGCCGTGGCGTTAATGGGCAGGGACAACCCTGGCGAGTCGCTATTCAGAAACCTACCGACAAGGAGAATGCCATTCAGGCGGCGGTGGATCTGCATGGCTACGGCATCAGTACCTCCGGCAGCTATCGCAACTATTTTGAGCAGGATGGCAAACGCTATTCGCATGTTATCGACCCGGCTACCGGTAGGCCGATTACGCATCAGCTGGTTTCCGCCACCGTGATTGCCAGAACCGCACTGGAGGCGGATGGCTGGGACACCGGGCTGATGGTGCTGGGTAAGGACAAGGCGTTGAAACTGGCAGAACAGCAAGGACTGGCGGTGTATCTGATTACGAAAACCGATAAGGGATTTGAAGCGGTGATGACGCCACAGTTTAAAGCATTTCTGTTGCCCACGCCGTAA
- a CDS encoding TerC family protein has product MVTIGTPLLWSSFAIIVVIMLAIDLFYQGKKGAMVMTFKQAAAWSLIWVTLSILFNAGFWWYLSSTVGREVADTQALAFFTGYLIEKALAVDNVFVWLMLFSYFAIPAQYQRRVLVYGVLGAIVLRTIMVFAGSWLVSQFQWLLYLFGAFLLITGLKMALAKEDDAAIGEKPVVRWLRGHLRMTDTLQGDRFFIRQNGLLYATPLFLVLVMVEISDVIFAVDSIPAIFAVTTDPFIVLTSNLFAILGLRAMYFLLAGVAQKFSMLKYGLAVILIFIGIKMMLIDLFHIPVAMSLSVVAVILLVTILINLWVNRCATR; this is encoded by the coding sequence ATGGTAACGATAGGAACCCCGCTGCTGTGGAGCAGCTTCGCAATCATCGTGGTAATCATGCTGGCTATTGACCTGTTTTATCAGGGCAAGAAAGGCGCGATGGTCATGACCTTTAAACAGGCCGCCGCCTGGTCGCTGATTTGGGTCACACTCTCAATACTATTCAACGCCGGTTTCTGGTGGTATCTCAGCAGTACCGTGGGCCGCGAGGTAGCAGATACTCAGGCGCTGGCGTTCTTTACCGGTTACCTGATAGAAAAAGCGCTGGCCGTCGATAACGTGTTTGTCTGGCTGATGCTGTTTAGTTATTTCGCCATTCCCGCACAGTATCAGCGTCGGGTACTGGTTTATGGCGTGCTGGGGGCCATCGTTCTGCGTACCATCATGGTGTTCGCGGGCAGCTGGCTGGTTTCTCAGTTCCAGTGGCTACTGTACCTGTTTGGTGCGTTCCTGCTGATAACCGGGCTTAAAATGGCGCTGGCGAAAGAAGACGATGCCGCTATCGGCGAGAAACCGGTCGTGCGCTGGCTGCGCGGTCACCTGCGGATGACCGATACCCTGCAAGGCGATCGTTTTTTCATCCGGCAGAACGGCTTGCTGTACGCCACACCGCTATTTCTGGTGCTGGTGATGGTGGAAATCAGCGATGTGATTTTCGCGGTAGACAGCATCCCCGCGATTTTTGCCGTCACCACCGACCCGTTCATTGTGCTGACGTCAAACCTGTTCGCTATTTTGGGATTGCGCGCCATGTACTTCCTGCTGGCAGGCGTGGCGCAGAAGTTCTCCATGCTGAAATACGGGCTGGCGGTGATCCTGATCTTTATTGGCATCAAGATGATGCTGATCGATCTGTTCCACATCCCTGTCGCCATGTCGCTCAGCGTGGTGGCTGTGATCTTGCTGGTCACCATTCTGATCAACCTCTGGGTTAACCGATGCGCTACGCGCTAA
- the rpoD gene encoding RNA polymerase sigma factor RpoD: MEQNPQSQLKLLVTRGKEQGYLTYAEVNDHLPEDIIDSDQIEDIIQMINDMGIQVMEEAPDADDLMLAENTADEDAAEAAAQVLSSVESEIGRTTDPVRMYMREMGTVELLTREGEIDIAKRIEDGINQVQCSVAEYPEAITYLLDQYDRVEAGENRLSDLITGFVDPNAEEDLTPNAAPENAELADEEMDDDDDENEEDEDDADDDNSIDPELARQKFTELREQYEATRLSIKAHGRSHPSAIDEINKLSEVFKQFRLVPKQFDLLVNNMRSMMDRVRAQERQIMKLCVELCKMPKKNFVTLFTGNETNSKWFEAALSMGKPWCEKLREVEDDVHRSLQKLQQIEEETGLTIEQVKDINRRMSIGEAKARRAKKEMVEANLRLVISIAKKYTNRGLQFLDLIQEGNIGLMKAVDKFEYRRGYKFSTYATWWIRQAITRSIADQARTIRIPVHMIETINKLNRISRQMLQEMGREPTPEELAERMLMPEDKIRKVLKIAKEPISMETPIGDDEDSHLGDFIEDTTLELPLDSATSESLRSATHDVLAGLTAREAKVLRMRFGIDMNTDHTLEEVGKQFDVTRERIRQIEAKALRKLRHPSRSEVLRSFLDD, from the coding sequence ATGGAGCAAAACCCGCAGTCACAGCTCAAGCTGCTTGTCACCCGTGGTAAGGAGCAAGGCTACCTGACCTATGCCGAGGTCAATGACCATCTGCCGGAAGATATCATCGACTCTGATCAGATCGAAGACATCATCCAGATGATTAACGACATGGGCATCCAGGTGATGGAAGAAGCACCGGATGCCGATGATCTCATGCTGGCTGAGAATACCGCTGATGAAGATGCTGCTGAAGCAGCAGCACAGGTATTGTCCAGCGTCGAATCTGAGATTGGTCGTACGACCGATCCGGTGCGCATGTACATGCGTGAAATGGGTACCGTCGAACTGCTGACCCGTGAAGGGGAAATCGATATCGCCAAGCGAATCGAGGATGGCATCAATCAGGTTCAATGTTCCGTTGCCGAATATCCGGAAGCCATCACCTATCTGCTGGATCAGTATGATCGTGTTGAAGCGGGAGAAAACCGCCTGTCCGATCTGATCACGGGTTTTGTCGATCCGAACGCCGAAGAAGATCTGACGCCAAACGCAGCGCCTGAAAACGCCGAGCTGGCCGATGAAGAAATGGATGACGACGACGACGAGAACGAAGAAGACGAAGACGACGCCGATGATGACAACAGCATCGACCCGGAGTTGGCACGTCAGAAATTCACCGAACTGCGCGAACAGTACGAAGCGACCCGCCTAAGCATCAAAGCGCATGGTCGCAGCCATCCGTCTGCTATTGACGAAATCAACAAACTGTCTGAAGTGTTCAAGCAGTTCCGTCTGGTGCCAAAACAGTTTGACCTGCTGGTGAACAACATGCGTTCCATGATGGACCGTGTGCGCGCGCAGGAACGCCAGATCATGAAGCTGTGCGTAGAACTGTGCAAGATGCCGAAGAAAAATTTTGTCACGCTGTTTACCGGCAACGAAACCAACAGCAAGTGGTTCGAAGCCGCTCTTTCCATGGGCAAACCCTGGTGTGAGAAACTACGCGAAGTTGAAGACGATGTGCATCGCAGCTTGCAGAAACTGCAACAGATCGAAGAAGAAACCGGTCTGACTATTGAGCAGGTGAAAGACATCAACCGCCGTATGTCGATCGGCGAAGCCAAGGCCCGCCGCGCCAAGAAAGAGATGGTGGAAGCGAACCTGCGTCTGGTTATTTCGATTGCCAAGAAATACACCAACCGTGGTTTGCAATTCCTGGATCTGATTCAGGAAGGCAACATCGGTTTGATGAAAGCAGTGGACAAGTTCGAATACCGCCGCGGCTATAAGTTTTCCACCTACGCTACCTGGTGGATTCGTCAGGCGATTACCCGCTCCATCGCGGATCAGGCGCGCACCATCCGTATTCCAGTGCACATGATTGAGACCATCAACAAACTCAATCGTATTTCCCGCCAGATGTTGCAGGAAATGGGCCGTGAGCCGACGCCGGAAGAGCTGGCTGAACGTATGCTGATGCCGGAAGACAAGATCCGCAAAGTATTGAAGATCGCCAAAGAGCCGATCTCGATGGAAACGCCTATCGGTGACGATGAAGATTCCCATCTGGGAGACTTCATCGAAGATACCACGCTGGAGCTGCCGCTGGATTCCGCTACCTCGGAAAGCCTGCGTTCCGCCACCCACGACGTACTGGCTGGCCTGACCGCACGTGAAGCCAAGGTGCTGCGTATGCGTTTCGGTATCGATATGAATACCGACCACACGCTGGAAGAAGTTGGCAAACAGTTCGATGTGACCCGTGAGCGTATTCGTCAGATAGAAGCGAAAGCGCTACGCAAATTGCGTCACCCAAGCCGCTCCGAAGTCTTGCGTAGCTTCCTGGACGATTAA
- the rlmG gene encoding 23S rRNA (guanine(1835)-N(2))-methyltransferase RlmG, which translates to MSQLELETHNLTLVRYPQSERESSLQAWEAADEYLLRELATMPIGPGPRLIFNDAFGTLACGLQAQAPYCISDSYLSQLATRHNLSLNGYAPESVTLQDSLAPLPDAPALVVLKVPKTLALLEHQLRQLREVVTPQTVIIAGAKARDIHTSTLQLFEQILGPTRTSLAWKKARLIHCQPQARVIDDKPAMTVWLLDDAASPIHNARIHNYANVFARGGLDIGARFFMQHLPQQLDGKIVDLGCGNGVIGLTALALNPQAYVSFFDESYMAVASSQHNVEVNRPQDMARSRFVVNHALTGVGQGSLQAVLCNPPFHQQQAITDDIAWQMFLDARRCLAVGGELRIVGNRHLDYFHKLKRLFGNCENVASNAKFVVLRAVKTQSR; encoded by the coding sequence ATGAGCCAACTTGAGCTGGAAACACATAACCTGACGTTGGTCCGCTATCCGCAGTCTGAACGCGAGTCATCGTTGCAGGCATGGGAAGCGGCGGATGAGTATCTGCTGCGGGAACTGGCGACGATGCCGATTGGTCCCGGTCCTCGTCTGATTTTCAATGATGCGTTCGGCACGTTGGCCTGTGGCTTACAGGCGCAAGCGCCTTATTGCATCAGTGACTCATACCTCAGCCAACTGGCGACCCGGCATAACCTGTCGCTCAATGGTTATGCGCCGGAGTCGGTCACGCTGCAAGATAGCCTGGCTCCCTTGCCAGACGCACCAGCGCTGGTGGTGTTGAAAGTGCCGAAAACACTGGCGCTGCTGGAGCACCAGTTGCGTCAACTGCGCGAGGTGGTGACGCCGCAAACCGTGATTATCGCGGGTGCGAAAGCGCGTGATATTCACACATCCACGTTGCAACTGTTCGAGCAGATTCTGGGTCCGACTCGTACTTCGCTGGCCTGGAAAAAAGCCAGATTGATTCACTGCCAGCCACAAGCGCGCGTTATTGATGACAAACCGGCGATGACGGTCTGGCTGTTGGATGACGCTGCCAGCCCTATCCACAATGCCCGTATCCACAATTACGCCAATGTGTTTGCCCGCGGCGGGTTGGATATTGGCGCCCGTTTTTTCATGCAGCATCTGCCGCAACAACTGGACGGTAAGATTGTTGATCTGGGGTGCGGCAACGGTGTTATCGGCCTGACCGCGCTGGCGCTGAATCCGCAAGCGTATGTCAGCTTTTTCGACGAGTCCTATATGGCGGTGGCCTCCAGCCAGCACAATGTGGAAGTCAACCGGCCACAGGATATGGCGCGCAGCCGCTTTGTGGTGAACCATGCGCTGACGGGAGTCGGGCAAGGCAGCCTGCAGGCGGTGTTGTGTAATCCGCCATTCCATCAGCAGCAGGCGATAACCGATGACATTGCCTGGCAGATGTTTTTGGATGCACGCCGCTGCCTGGCGGTAGGCGGCGAATTGCGGATAGTCGGCAACCGCCATCTGGACTATTTCCACAAGCTGAAGCGGTTGTTCGGCAATTGTGAAAATGTTGCCAGTAATGCGAAATTCGTTGTGTTGCGTGCGGTAAAAACCCAGAGTCGCTAG
- a CDS encoding FAD:protein FMN transferase → MQPDDRVYTYSTVLMGSPIQLKLFEPNEHLASQVFGRIKQLEDMLTVNRVSSAVMDINQAAGKHPVVVSQLLFNLIKRAREVSLLEDSCFNFTIGPVVKCWKIGFHGHSVPPADELRTLLALTDPRHVVLNAQECSVWLEKTGMEIDLGAIAKGYIADVIRQFLYQHHVYHALINLGGNVLAMGKPQHASQTAWSVGLQKPFCDNGELIGMMLVTNKSVVTSGIYERYFECDGRLYHHILDPKTGYPLDNELLSVTIISDASIDGDIYTTLIYGLGVEKGLAYLSQLPHIEAVFVTKDRQVVLSSQRQYDFMLLDNSYEVVQGTG, encoded by the coding sequence ATGCAGCCAGATGATCGGGTTTATACCTATTCCACCGTACTCATGGGGTCGCCTATACAGCTCAAATTGTTTGAGCCGAATGAACATCTGGCATCGCAGGTGTTTGGTCGCATTAAACAACTGGAGGATATGCTGACCGTTAACCGGGTCAGCTCCGCGGTCATGGATATCAATCAGGCGGCAGGGAAACACCCGGTCGTCGTCAGCCAGTTGCTGTTCAATCTGATTAAGCGTGCCAGAGAGGTCAGCCTGCTGGAGGACAGTTGCTTTAATTTCACCATTGGACCGGTGGTCAAATGCTGGAAAATCGGCTTTCATGGCCACAGCGTACCACCCGCCGATGAACTGCGGACGTTACTGGCGCTGACTGACCCTCGCCACGTCGTGCTCAATGCGCAGGAATGCTCGGTATGGCTGGAGAAAACAGGGATGGAAATTGATCTGGGCGCGATTGCGAAAGGGTATATCGCCGATGTCATCAGACAATTCCTGTACCAGCACCATGTCTATCATGCGTTGATCAATCTGGGCGGCAACGTACTGGCGATGGGCAAACCGCAACACGCCAGCCAGACGGCCTGGTCAGTCGGCTTGCAAAAACCGTTTTGCGACAATGGCGAGCTTATCGGTATGATGCTGGTAACCAACAAATCAGTGGTGACGTCCGGCATTTACGAGCGTTATTTCGAGTGCGATGGTCGCCTGTATCACCATATCCTCGATCCGAAAACCGGCTACCCGCTGGATAACGAATTACTCAGCGTGACCATCATTTCCGACGCCTCCATCGACGGAGACATCTACACCACCTTGATTTACGGTCTGGGAGTAGAAAAAGGGCTGGCGTACCTGTCCCAGTTACCGCACATTGAAGCCGTTTTTGTGACTAAAGACCGGCAAGTGGTTCTCTCTTCGCAGCGGCAGTACGATTTTATGCTGTTGGATAACAGCTACGAGGTGGTGCAGGGAACAGGATGA
- a CDS encoding flavocytochrome c gives MSVNNQVLSPFTLPNGVELKNRLLMAPMTTCTGFYDGTVTKELVEYYQVRAGSIGAVIVECCFIDDKGLAFPGAIGIDNDDKVIGLAKIASAIKEKGSKAILQIYHGGRMVEPKLIGGQSPVGPSAVAAPREGAAVPVALTGEEVDAMIAKFGEAVRRAIEAGFDGVEIHGANTYLIQQFYSPNSNLRTDEWGGSRDNRARFPLAVLEITHKMARQYADATFIIGYRFSPEEIEEPGIRFDDTLYLLEKLAARGLDYLHFSMGHTLRSSIVDTLDPTPLISKYVAMRSDLLAKVPVIGVGGVVNKADADAALEHGYDLVAVGRACIAYPDWTDRLISQQKLELFIDSTQREALTIPEPLWRFSLVEAMIRDMSQSAKKFKAGVFQENVQDDAAGELVINVSLETDRIADVTLERNSQLNADFISSFEVIRSRILDANSPHVDAVTGATTQSEAVKKAVSKALAKSCKAAIMAEGGDPSQMQRYDVVVIGSGGAGLAAAIQACDDGASVLIVEKMSSIGGNTIKASVGMNAAGTRFQKMKGIVDDKQRFYEETLKGGKQKNNPDLLKRFVEGAPMAIEWLAERGIELNDITITGGMSVDRTHRPADGSAVGGFLISGLVKNINKRNIDVMLETSVVDIVHEGGAITGVRVLNEDNEQLTIATKGVVVATGGFSANREMVVKYRPDLDGFVTTNHKGATGSGIAILEKMGADTVDLEEIQIHPTVEQNTSYLISESIRGGGAILVNQQGQRFFNEMETRDKVSASIIGLPEKYAYILFDEQVRVKNKAADEYLSRGFVVSAASPRELADKLAIDPHALLATLERYNRFVEKQHDDDFGRKTALRHPINQGPFYAIRIAPGVHHTMGGVVINADTAVLDSKKRVIRGAFAAGEVVGGIHGSNRIGGNAVADIIVFGIQAGRNAASYVQM, from the coding sequence ATGAGCGTTAATAACCAGGTACTCAGTCCGTTTACTTTGCCCAATGGCGTCGAGCTTAAAAATCGTCTGCTGATGGCACCCATGACCACCTGTACCGGCTTTTATGACGGCACCGTCACCAAAGAGCTGGTGGAGTACTATCAGGTGCGTGCCGGCAGTATCGGCGCAGTGATTGTGGAGTGTTGTTTTATCGATGATAAAGGGTTGGCGTTTCCGGGCGCCATTGGCATCGACAATGACGATAAGGTTATCGGGTTGGCGAAAATCGCTTCGGCCATCAAGGAGAAGGGGTCGAAAGCCATTCTGCAGATCTACCATGGTGGACGTATGGTGGAGCCGAAACTGATTGGTGGCCAGTCGCCCGTTGGGCCGAGCGCAGTTGCCGCACCGCGTGAAGGTGCGGCGGTGCCGGTAGCGCTGACGGGCGAAGAGGTGGACGCCATGATCGCCAAATTTGGCGAAGCGGTGCGCCGCGCCATTGAAGCCGGCTTCGACGGCGTGGAAATTCACGGCGCTAATACCTATCTGATTCAGCAGTTTTACTCCCCGAACTCTAACCTGCGTACCGACGAATGGGGCGGCAGCCGCGACAACCGCGCCAGATTCCCGCTTGCCGTGCTGGAGATCACCCACAAGATGGCGCGCCAGTATGCGGATGCGACCTTCATCATCGGTTATCGCTTCTCGCCGGAGGAAATCGAAGAGCCGGGGATTCGGTTTGACGATACGCTGTATCTGCTGGAGAAACTGGCGGCGCGTGGGTTGGATTATCTGCACTTCTCAATGGGCCATACCCTGCGATCTTCCATCGTTGATACCCTCGATCCTACCCCGTTGATTAGCAAATATGTTGCCATGCGTTCAGACCTTCTGGCGAAGGTGCCGGTTATCGGCGTCGGCGGCGTGGTAAATAAAGCCGATGCGGATGCCGCGCTGGAGCACGGTTACGACCTGGTTGCGGTAGGGAGAGCCTGCATTGCTTATCCGGACTGGACTGATCGCCTCATCAGCCAGCAGAAGCTTGAACTGTTTATCGACAGCACTCAACGTGAGGCCCTGACCATCCCGGAACCGCTGTGGCGTTTCTCACTGGTGGAAGCGATGATCCGCGACATGAGCCAGTCGGCGAAAAAATTCAAGGCCGGTGTATTTCAGGAAAACGTTCAGGATGATGCTGCTGGTGAGTTGGTGATTAACGTCAGTCTGGAAACGGATCGCATCGCCGACGTTACGCTGGAGCGTAATTCGCAACTGAATGCCGATTTCATCAGTAGCTTTGAGGTTATCCGTTCCCGCATTCTTGATGCCAACAGCCCGCATGTGGATGCCGTCACTGGCGCTACCACCCAAAGTGAGGCAGTGAAGAAAGCGGTATCCAAAGCGCTGGCCAAATCCTGCAAGGCGGCGATTATGGCGGAAGGCGGTGATCCGTCCCAAATGCAGCGTTATGACGTGGTCGTCATCGGTAGTGGTGGCGCGGGCCTGGCGGCGGCGATTCAGGCGTGCGATGACGGAGCCAGCGTGCTGATTGTCGAGAAGATGTCCAGCATCGGTGGCAATACCATCAAGGCTTCTGTGGGAATGAATGCGGCAGGCACCCGTTTCCAGAAAATGAAAGGCATTGTTGACGACAAGCAACGGTTTTACGAGGAAACCCTGAAAGGCGGTAAGCAAAAAAATAACCCCGATTTGCTGAAACGATTCGTGGAAGGCGCGCCGATGGCGATTGAATGGTTGGCGGAGCGTGGCATCGAACTAAACGACATTACCATTACCGGCGGGATGAGCGTGGATCGCACCCATCGACCGGCAGACGGTTCGGCGGTCGGTGGTTTCCTGATCAGCGGACTGGTAAAAAACATCAACAAGCGCAATATCGATGTGATGCTGGAGACGTCGGTTGTCGATATCGTTCACGAAGGCGGCGCAATTACCGGTGTTCGCGTGCTTAACGAGGATAATGAGCAGCTAACTATTGCCACCAAAGGGGTGGTGGTTGCCACCGGCGGGTTCAGCGCCAACCGTGAGATGGTGGTGAAATACCGCCCGGATCTGGACGGCTTTGTCACCACCAACCATAAAGGAGCCACGGGTAGCGGTATTGCGATTCTGGAGAAAATGGGAGCTGATACCGTTGATCTGGAAGAAATTCAAATTCATCCAACGGTGGAGCAAAACACGTCTTATCTTATCTCCGAATCTATTCGCGGCGGCGGCGCGATTCTGGTGAACCAGCAGGGTCAGCGCTTCTTTAATGAGATGGAAACCCGCGACAAGGTGTCGGCATCAATTATCGGCCTGCCAGAGAAGTACGCTTATATCCTGTTTGATGAGCAGGTGAGGGTGAAGAACAAGGCGGCGGACGAGTATTTGTCCCGTGGGTTTGTGGTGAGCGCCGCTTCTCCGCGTGAACTGGCAGACAAGCTGGCTATCGACCCGCACGCCCTGCTGGCGACGCTGGAGCGCTACAACCGGTTTGTTGAAAAACAGCATGACGATGACTTTGGTCGTAAAACCGCATTGCGTCACCCCATCAATCAGGGGCCGTTTTATGCAATCCGCATCGCGCCCGGCGTGCATCACACCATGGGGGGTGTGGTGATCAACGCCGATACCGCGGTGCTGGACAGCAAAAAACGGGTCATTCGGGGCGCTTTCGCTGCGGGTGAGGTAGTGGGTGGCATTCATGGCAGCAATCGCATCGGCGGTAACGCCGTCGCCGATATCATTGTTTTTGGTATTCAGGCGGGTCGTAACGCGGCATCCTACGTACAGATGTAA